From the Calonectris borealis chromosome 4, bCalBor7.hap1.2, whole genome shotgun sequence genome, one window contains:
- the RASL11B gene encoding ras-like protein family member 11B, translating into MRLTQSMCTIAECAPGGEGCPAAARPRLVKIAVVGGSGVGKTALVVRFLTRRFIGDYERNAGNLYSRHIQIDGEMLAIQVQDTPGVQIHEHNLDCNEQLNRCIRWADALVIVFSITDYKSYELLSHLYHHVRQLHPGNAVPVVIVANKADLLHIKEVEPQHGLQLANMLGCTFYEVSVSENYNDVFNAFHLLCKEVSKQQTTSTPERRRTSLIPRPKSPNMQDLKRRFKQALSAKVRTVTSV; encoded by the exons aTGCGCCTGACGCAGAGCATGTGCACCATCGCCGAGTGcgcgcccggcggggagggctgccccgccgccgcccggccccgcctcgTCAAGATCGCCGTGGTGGGGGGCAGCGGCGTGGGCAAGACAG CGCTGGTGGTGCGGTTCCTCACCCGGCGGTTCATCGGCGACTACGAGAGGAACGCAG GTAATCTCTACAGCAGGCACATCCAGATAGATGGAGAGATGTTGGCTATTCAAGTGCAAGATACTCCAGGAGTTCAG ATCCATGAACACAATCTGGATTGCAATGAGCAGCTGAATAGATGCATTCGCTGGGCAGATGCCCTGGTGATTGTCTTCTCCATCACAGACTATAAGAGCTATGAACTACTCAGTCACCTTTACCATCATGTTCGACAGTTGCATCCAGGAAACGCGGTCCCTGTTGTCATCGTCGCAAACAAAGCTGATCTCTTGCATATCAAAGAGGTGGAGCCTCAGCACGGACTTCAGCTGGCCAACATGCTGGGCTGTACTTTCTACGAAGTATCTGTCAGTGAAAACTATAATGATGTCTTCAATGCCTTCCATCTCCTCTGTAAAGAAGTCAGTAAACAGCAAACAACGAGCACCCCTGAGAGAAGGAGAACCTCTCTTATTCCACGGCCAAAATCGCCCAACATGCAGGATCTGAAGAGAAGGTTTAAGCAAGCTTTGTCTGCCAAAGTGAGGACTGTCACTTCTGTTTGA